Part of the Bacillus clarus genome, AATTAACTATATCTTCTATTTTCTCTTTATCTATGGTCCGTTTATCTAGAAATACAAAACATGATACAAAAAAACGCCTGCCTTTCCTATGATTCTAGAGAAAGAATAGCGTATTTTTTCATTTTAAGAAAATTTAATTTTGTTAGTTGATAGCGATAGGCTATCGCCAGTATTTTTGCCAGCCTCACGCTAAGCAAAAAACACAAAAAATGTCCATCAGGACGGCTGTACCATTTACATAATTAGTGTTATGGATAGTTATATAATTTTCGACGTTAAGTTAATTTGTGATTTGTTACTGTGAAGTCAAGAAAGTCATCGTTTAAACAAAACTTGATAATATCGCTTTTGTACGATTGTCCGCTACTTCATAATAAATTTCTAATCCTTTCCGAGTACCTGTAATGATTTTAGCAGCTTTTAGTTTGGCTAAATGTTGACTAATTGTACTTTGAGGCATTTGTAATTTTCCATACATTGTTGTTACATTAGTAGGGCCTTTTGTAAGCATTATTTCTACTAAGGTTAAACGGACAGGATGTGCCAATACCTTTAATACTTCAGTGACCTCTTCATATTTTTCTATTTTTTCTTTCATATTTCTTTTCCCCCTTTTATATAAATATTAATAATATCCATATATAAAGTTCGAAAAGATATACGATTTTGTGTCCGTTATTTTAAAAAATTTAGATAGTAAGAAGCCCCTTCAGTTCGAAACTGGAGGGCTTTGTTAACATAACGTCTCACTATCAGTATTCAATAATGAATAGAAATTTCGTTATTGGGGGATTTTGATTCTTTAGGTTGATGGCGATGTACACAGACCCCATTTTTCTCATTTTGGGGGGATTTAATTTCGTTAGGTTGATGCCCATGCCCATAATCCCAAAAACGACCAAAACTAAACCGCATGTTATAAAAATTGGCTTTCTTTTCATATGCCGATTCTCTTTAGGTAACTTTTTATATACAGTTAACCAACTGATAAACCTGAATTCTCATTCACGTTCAAGAAGATTGAGTTATCACTAATTAACCATTACCTTTTTCTTTCATGGTTGTGTATGTACTACTTAAAATAATGTAAGATTTCCGGAATCATCATAACAGAAACGGTTACAATTAGTTTATTATATTCTTTTGAAAGAAAATAAAAATGAGAGCCGAGGCTTTCACTTTTATTGTATAGAAACTAAAGATGCTTCAATTATGTATCTATTAGGGGCATCCCCAATATAGTTAAATGGATAACATGTGGTTAATGTCAACGTCGGTTTATCTTTTGTAATAATTACAGTACGATCATCTGCATCAGTAATCCAGTGTTTGCGAATTTGATAAGTGTATATCTTTTTATCGTATTCAACTAAAATGTAATCATTTTCTTGTAAATCTCCCAAATTATTAAATACTGTATCGCGATGGCCGCTTAAAACGGTATGTCCATTACCAGAAGGAGTAGTAGTAATATCACTAACAAACATCCCAACTCCCTTTTTTAATGCTTTATCATCAGCGCCCCAGTAGACTTGGTATTTCTGCTTAATTTTCGGTATAACCATGTAGGCGATTTGTTTCCCCATTTGATGTTGTACTTGAGAAGAGGGAACCTGTTTTTGTGATTCTGGTAATGGTTCTTTAGTATTTGTAAAATCCAGTTCTTGTTTTGGTAGAATTTGTTGATCGTGGTTTTCTTCCGATTTGTTGGTGGTATCTTTCTTATCACTAGTTACAGAGTTTATATTTTTATATTGTTCAATTTCAGTGCTCGTCAAGGCTTCAACAGTTTTCCTTGCATCATACCAGTCTATAAAGTAATAAACAAAAGCAAAAGAACCTATAGTAATTAATAAAACCCCAAGCCAATCAAGTTTTTTCAAATGTATCACTCCACATTAAAAACGACAGGAGTCTTCCTGTCGTTTTTAAGTATTAGTTTATGCGTTCGTTTTTTTACGACGGAATACAAGAATGGAACCTACTAATACTAGGGCAGCACTTGCAAGCATCATTGTGATGCCATTTGATGCTGTATTTGGTAGTTTTTCACCTTGTTTTTTTGTTTCATTTTTTACAGCTGTTTGCTTAGGTTGTTCTTGTTTATTG contains:
- a CDS encoding class D sortase, which produces MKKLDWLGVLLITIGSFAFVYYFIDWYDARKTVEALTSTEIEQYKNINSVTSDKKDTTNKSEENHDQQILPKQELDFTNTKEPLPESQKQVPSSQVQHQMGKQIAYMVIPKIKQKYQVYWGADDKALKKGVGMFVSDITTTPSGNGHTVLSGHRDTVFNNLGDLQENDYILVEYDKKIYTYQIRKHWITDADDRTVIITKDKPTLTLTTCYPFNYIGDAPNRYIIEASLVSIQ
- a CDS encoding ArsR/SmtB family transcription factor — protein: MKEKIEKYEEVTEVLKVLAHPVRLTLVEIMLTKGPTNVTTMYGKLQMPQSTISQHLAKLKAAKIITGTRKGLEIYYEVADNRTKAILSSFV